A genomic region of Tamandua tetradactyla isolate mTamTet1 chromosome 2, mTamTet1.pri, whole genome shotgun sequence contains the following coding sequences:
- the LCN12 gene encoding epididymal-specific lipocalin-12, with product MGPWHPLWVLFALLRALQGQTPTPVSTTATVRITPRLVTFQQGKFQGEWFVLGLAGSSYGKEDRKVLNHYTMTFELKKDNTFEVWYAMTRGQHCHSWSYTLRLAGRPGHFTVDSGAQSHSEEVQVFDSDYRSFAVLLWRRVTHGQELLRINLLGRTWTLSLEMMDKFICVARAHHLSDDNVVFPEVIVWVPAPDSC from the exons ATGGGGCCGTGGCATCCCCTGTGGGTGCTCTTTGCCCTGCTGCGAGCCCTCCAGGGCCAGACCCCAACTCCTGTGTCAACCACGGCCACAGTCAGGATCACACCCAGGCTGGTGACCTTCCAGCAAGGGAAG TTCCAGGGGGAGTGGTTCGTCCTCGGCCTGGCAGGGAGCTCGTATGGAAAGGAGGACAGGAAAGTGCTGAACCACTACACCATGACTTTTGAGCTAAAAAAGGACAACACTTTTGAAGTGTGGTACGCCATGACCCG GGGCCAGCATTGTCACTCCTGGTCGTACACACTGAGGCTAGCCGGCCGACCTGGGCACTTCACAGTGGACAGTG GAGCCCAGAGCCACAGCGAGGAGGTCCAAGTGTTCGACAGCGACTACCGCTCGTTCGCTGTCCTGCTCTGGCGCAGGGTCACCCACGGCCAGGAGCTTCTCAGGATCAACCTGTTGG GCAGAACGTGGACACTGAGTCTGGAGATGATGGACAAGTTCATCTGCGTGGCCAGAGCGCACCACCTGTCCGACGACAATGTCGTCTTTCCTGAAGTGATCG TTTGGGTACCTGCTCCGGACTCCTGTTAA